One window from the genome of Pedobacter schmidteae encodes:
- a CDS encoding phosphoribosylaminoimidazolesuccinocarboxamide synthase translates to MTAIKETNFSFPKQTNFYKGKVRDVYTIDNQFMAMVVTDRISAFDVVLPEAIPFKGQVLNQIAAKFLNATKDIVPNWVISVPDEMVTIGRICEPFKVEMVVRGYLAGHAWREYSAGKRSVCGVALPEGLKENDKLPQPIITPTTKAAVGHDEDISREDILAKGIVSLADYTQLEKYTYALYQRGTEMAAERGLILVDTKYEFGKVGEEIFLIDEIHTPDSSRYFYAEGYTARQANTEPQKQLSKEFVRKWLIENGFQGKDGQVVPEMTPDIVNSISDRYIELYEQITGDKFVKNEQANVVARIEQNVNGFLASVL, encoded by the coding sequence ATGACAGCAATTAAAGAAACAAATTTTAGCTTTCCAAAGCAGACTAATTTTTATAAAGGAAAAGTGCGTGATGTGTATACCATCGATAACCAGTTTATGGCTATGGTGGTTACCGATAGGATATCTGCGTTTGATGTGGTTTTGCCAGAGGCTATACCATTTAAGGGGCAGGTTTTAAATCAGATTGCAGCCAAGTTTTTAAACGCAACAAAGGATATTGTTCCCAACTGGGTAATCAGTGTGCCTGATGAAATGGTGACAATTGGCCGTATTTGTGAGCCTTTTAAAGTAGAAATGGTGGTAAGAGGGTATCTTGCCGGACACGCCTGGAGAGAGTATAGTGCAGGTAAACGCAGTGTATGCGGTGTTGCCTTGCCCGAAGGCTTAAAAGAAAATGACAAATTGCCTCAGCCTATCATTACACCGACTACCAAAGCGGCTGTAGGGCATGACGAGGACATCTCAAGAGAAGATATTTTGGCCAAAGGCATTGTTTCGCTGGCCGACTATACCCAACTTGAAAAATATACCTATGCCTTATATCAACGTGGCACTGAAATGGCTGCCGAAAGAGGATTGATCCTGGTGGATACCAAATATGAATTTGGTAAGGTTGGTGAAGAGATTTTCTTAATCGATGAGATTCATACACCCGACTCTTCCCGTTATTTTTATGCCGAAGGATATACAGCGCGGCAGGCGAATACTGAGCCTCAGAAACAACTGTCTAAAGAGTTTGTCCGCAAATGGTTAATTGAAAATGGTTTTCAGGGAAAAGATGGTCAGGTAGTGCCTGAAATGACACCTGATATCGTAAATTCAATATCAGATCGCTATATTGAGCTTTATGAGCAGATCACAGGGGATAAATTCGTGAAGAATGAACAGGCAAATGTGGTAGCCCGTATTGAGCAAAATGTGAACGGATTTTTGGCCAGCGTGCTTTAA
- a CDS encoding N-acetylmuramoyl-L-alanine amidase: MKNIPLLRPNVILILFISAIINITSGNQAFTQEYKIKTIVIDAGHGGKDGSTHGLYSTEKDVALKTALHLGAAIEASMKDVKVIYTRSTDVFIPLYERIAIANNAKADLFISIHCNDMPVHRSTIVTGYKKGKHGKKIPITETVSRKSTSTRGVETFVSGMGRMNEQDEVIKRENAAIFLEDNYKENYEGFDPNNPENYIILSLMKNTFRTQSLKLAKLVQDQYIRVGRIDRGVQEKSLAVLARAGMPAILTEIGFISNPDEENYMNSEAGQNEITECLLKAIQNYRKGIEG; this comes from the coding sequence ATGAAAAATATACCATTGCTTAGGCCAAATGTAATTTTGATTCTATTTATTTCTGCAATCATAAACATTACATCTGGTAATCAAGCATTTACACAGGAATATAAAATAAAAACTATCGTTATTGATGCCGGTCATGGTGGTAAGGATGGATCTACTCATGGCCTGTACTCAACAGAAAAAGATGTGGCGCTAAAAACGGCATTGCATCTTGGCGCGGCTATTGAAGCCAGCATGAAGGATGTTAAAGTAATTTACACCAGGAGCACAGATGTTTTTATCCCTTTGTACGAACGAATTGCCATTGCCAACAATGCCAAAGCGGATTTATTCATCTCTATTCATTGCAATGATATGCCGGTACACCGGTCTACCATTGTTACCGGCTATAAAAAAGGCAAACACGGCAAAAAAATTCCAATTACCGAAACAGTAAGCCGCAAAAGTACCTCAACCCGGGGCGTCGAAACTTTTGTATCTGGTATGGGTAGAATGAATGAACAAGACGAAGTGATCAAAAGGGAAAATGCGGCGATATTTCTGGAAGACAACTATAAAGAGAACTATGAGGGCTTTGACCCCAATAACCCTGAAAATTACATCATCCTATCGCTGATGAAAAATACTTTCAGAACGCAGAGCTTAAAGCTGGCCAAATTGGTTCAGGACCAGTACATCAGGGTTGGTCGTATTGACAGAGGTGTTCAGGAAAAAAGTCTGGCCGTGCTGGCCCGGGCCGGAATGCCTGCAATTTTAACAGAAATCGGTTTCATCAGCAATCCTGATGAGGAAAATTATATGAACTCTGAAGCAGGGCAAAATGAAATTACGGAATGCTTATTGAAAGCTATTCAGAATTACAGGAAAGGTATTGAAGGTTAA
- a CDS encoding S-adenosyl-l-methionine hydroxide adenosyltransferase family protein, which yields MAIITLTTDLGSKDFYQAALKGSILSILPTATIVDVTHEVPSFNISHAAFVLKNCYQYFPKGTVHLIGIDSVFSENTKYIALKHKDHFFVGADNGIFSLLFDEKPEEIVELNIMQDLKYLHFPLVDIFVKAATQLAKGAKLKDIGVATDNIEERMLLNPVIERDIIRGSVIYIDTFSNVITNITKELFTKIQRNRDFTLYFRKSETISQLSWHYNEVPEGEKLCLFGISNHLEIAINKGKASGLLGLHLNDIIRIEFHP from the coding sequence ATGGCCATTATTACTTTAACAACAGATTTAGGTTCAAAAGATTTCTATCAGGCTGCCCTTAAGGGTAGTATACTGAGTATCTTGCCTACAGCTACAATTGTTGATGTAACCCATGAAGTGCCATCCTTTAATATTTCTCATGCAGCCTTCGTTTTAAAAAACTGTTATCAGTACTTTCCCAAGGGAACCGTGCATCTCATTGGAATTGATTCTGTATTTAGCGAAAACACCAAATACATTGCCTTAAAACATAAAGATCATTTTTTTGTGGGTGCAGATAATGGAATTTTCTCTCTGTTGTTTGATGAAAAACCTGAGGAGATCGTTGAGTTGAACATTATGCAGGATTTAAAGTATCTGCATTTTCCGTTGGTGGATATTTTTGTTAAAGCGGCAACTCAATTGGCCAAAGGGGCCAAATTAAAGGATATTGGCGTAGCTACCGATAATATCGAAGAAAGAATGCTGCTAAATCCGGTTATCGAACGGGATATTATCCGTGGAAGCGTGATTTATATCGACACCTTTAGTAATGTCATTACCAATATCACTAAAGAACTGTTTACCAAAATTCAGCGCAATAGGGATTTCACCCTTTACTTCCGCAAAAGTGAAACCATTAGCCAGCTAAGCTGGCATTATAATGAAGTGCCTGAAGGAGAAAAACTATGTTTATTCGGCATTAGTAATCACCTCGAAATTGCCATCAATAAAGGCAAGGCCAGCGGTTTGCTGGGCCTGCACCTTAATGATATCATCCGTATCGAGTTTCATCCTTAA
- a CDS encoding ribonuclease Z, which translates to MKFEVTILGSSSATPVYNRNPSAQLLNCNEKFYLIDCGEGTQQQLNRYGFKANKIDYIFISHLHGDHYFGLIGLLSSLHLNGRIKPMHIFAPGALAEILELQFKHSETVIRYPIEFVAVQADTPVQIFENADLTVETIILNHRIPCTGFKFIQKKRLRKLIIDKLEAENIPVEYYSLLKRGVDLDLPDGSVLLNADYTTDSERPRKYAYCSDTLFDEGYLGSIQGCDTLYHEATFLHDMLERANQTHHTTALQAAQVAKTTGAVKLLIGHFSSRYKALQPLLDEARSEFEHTELALEGVTYTI; encoded by the coding sequence ATGAAGTTTGAGGTTACCATTTTAGGCAGTAGCTCTGCAACCCCTGTATACAATAGGAATCCAAGCGCTCAGCTCCTAAACTGTAACGAAAAGTTCTATTTGATTGATTGCGGCGAGGGTACGCAACAACAATTGAACAGATATGGTTTTAAAGCAAATAAAATAGACTATATTTTTATCAGTCATTTACATGGTGACCATTACTTTGGCTTGATCGGATTGCTTTCCAGTTTACATTTAAACGGAAGGATCAAACCCATGCACATATTTGCGCCGGGGGCATTGGCCGAAATTCTGGAACTACAGTTTAAACACTCGGAAACCGTAATCAGGTACCCAATAGAGTTTGTGGCCGTCCAGGCGGATACGCCGGTGCAGATTTTTGAAAATGCCGACCTGACTGTTGAAACCATCATTTTAAACCATAGGATCCCTTGTACAGGTTTTAAATTTATACAGAAGAAAAGGCTGCGTAAATTGATTATCGACAAACTGGAGGCCGAAAATATCCCTGTTGAATATTATTCTTTGTTGAAAAGAGGAGTAGATCTGGATCTTCCGGATGGGAGTGTGTTGCTGAATGCTGACTATACCACAGATTCGGAACGGCCCAGGAAATATGCCTATTGTTCCGATACTTTGTTTGATGAAGGTTATCTGGGTAGCATACAGGGCTGCGATACTTTGTACCATGAGGCTACTTTTTTGCACGATATGTTAGAGCGGGCCAACCAAACCCATCATACTACTGCATTACAGGCGGCACAAGTGGCCAAAACCACTGGTGCCGTTAAATTACTTATCGGTCATTTTTCTTCGCGCTACAAAGCTCTGCAACCTTTGCTGGATGAAGCACGATCGGAATTTGAACACACAGAGCTGGCTCTGGAAGGTGTAACTTATACCATTTAA
- a CDS encoding PhoH family protein — MNELKLTLESVDPVQFWGTNNEHYELIKNAFPKLKVVARGNEVKVLGDDQELKGFELKYNQLLGHLEKYSSLTPNDVESILVSKKGPAAAENGAEKPAPGGGGGEVIVFGTNGLMVKARTANQRRMVDSMVKNDVLFAIGPAGTGKTYTAVALAVRALKNKEIKRIILTRPAVEAGENLGFLPGDLKEKVDPYLRPLYDALDDMIPAEKLKTYIENRTIEIAPLAFMRGRTLDNCFVILDEAQNSTDLQLKMFLTRMGPSAKFIVTGDVTQIDLPKKQMSGLHNALRILDDIPGIEIIYLTGEDVVRHKLVKRILKAYGDIQ; from the coding sequence TTGAACGAACTGAAATTAACATTAGAATCGGTAGATCCGGTACAATTTTGGGGCACCAATAATGAGCATTACGAGTTGATTAAAAATGCGTTTCCAAAATTAAAAGTTGTAGCAAGAGGTAATGAGGTTAAGGTACTGGGCGATGACCAGGAGCTTAAGGGGTTTGAATTGAAATATAACCAGTTGCTGGGGCATCTGGAAAAATACAGTTCGCTGACCCCTAACGATGTGGAATCTATTTTAGTCTCGAAGAAGGGGCCGGCAGCGGCCGAAAACGGCGCGGAAAAACCAGCACCTGGCGGCGGAGGCGGTGAGGTGATCGTTTTTGGTACCAATGGTTTGATGGTGAAAGCCAGAACGGCCAACCAACGCCGGATGGTAGACAGCATGGTTAAAAATGATGTACTGTTTGCTATTGGTCCGGCAGGAACCGGAAAAACCTATACTGCCGTTGCACTTGCTGTCAGAGCTTTGAAAAATAAAGAAATCAAGCGAATTATATTGACCCGACCTGCAGTAGAAGCGGGAGAGAATCTGGGGTTTCTTCCCGGCGATTTGAAGGAAAAGGTAGATCCTTATCTTCGGCCCTTATATGATGCGCTTGATGATATGATTCCGGCCGAGAAGCTGAAGACTTATATTGAAAACAGAACTATAGAAATTGCCCCATTAGCATTTATGCGTGGAAGGACGCTGGACAATTGTTTTGTAATTCTGGACGAGGCGCAAAACTCTACAGATTTGCAGTTGAAAATGTTCCTTACCCGTATGGGACCTTCGGCGAAATTTATCGTTACCGGAGACGTAACACAGATTGATTTACCTAAGAAACAGATGTCGGGCCTGCACAATGCGCTACGCATTCTGGACGATATACCAGGCATTGAAATCATTTATCTGACCGGGGAAGATGTGGTAAGGCATAAATTAGTAAAAAGAATATTAAAAGCTTACGGGGATATACAGTAA
- a CDS encoding putative quinol monooxygenase has product MLVRLVKMHFNPEFIGEFKITFEAVQPKIAAFKGCSAVQLLQDQNNPEIFFTISHWLNEQHLNAYRNSELFKTTWAVVKPNFKVKAEAWSLLDI; this is encoded by the coding sequence ATGCTGGTACGTCTGGTAAAAATGCATTTCAACCCCGAATTTATTGGTGAGTTTAAAATTACTTTCGAAGCTGTACAGCCAAAAATAGCAGCTTTTAAAGGCTGCAGTGCCGTTCAATTGTTACAGGATCAAAACAATCCCGAAATATTCTTCACCATCAGCCATTGGTTGAATGAGCAGCATTTAAATGCTTACCGCAACTCGGAACTTTTTAAAACCACCTGGGCTGTGGTAAAGCCTAATTTTAAAGTTAAAGCCGAGGCATGGAGTTTGCTTGACATTTAG
- a CDS encoding STAS domain-containing protein encodes MKFSVDKHEKYVVLKLNESKLTNDNTPKLKSEFILLNTEGYCNIVLDLSSVKQCDDSQDLSSLLFGDRLCKKANGLFIVTGVNANVAKILEISNLDQSLTIVSKVDEATDLIFMEEIEKELLGSVDKG; translated from the coding sequence ATGAAATTTTCAGTAGATAAGCATGAAAAGTATGTTGTTTTAAAACTCAACGAATCGAAGTTGACAAACGACAATACACCGAAGTTGAAATCTGAGTTCATTTTATTGAACACAGAGGGGTACTGCAATATTGTGTTAGACCTTTCTTCCGTAAAACAATGTGATGACTCACAAGACCTGAGCAGTTTGCTTTTTGGCGACCGTTTGTGTAAAAAGGCCAATGGACTATTTATTGTGACCGGTGTGAATGCTAATGTAGCCAAGATTTTAGAAATCTCAAATCTTGACCAATCGCTCACTATCGTTTCCAAAGTTGATGAAGCAACAGATCTGATCTTTATGGAAGAAATAGAAAAAGAACTGCTGGGGAGCGTAGATAAAGGTTAA
- a CDS encoding N-acetylmuramoyl-L-alanine amidase — protein sequence MRLKKVVFLFALSLFSSTQVAFSQGYKVKTIVIDAGHGGPKSGAAGSYSLEKNVALKVALKLGKKFEEEMPEVKILYTRKTDVDVEFHKRAALANDNKADIFISIHCNSMPDRRVVTGYTTKKGKRVAKYGYVKNTSTSGTETFVAGSHRLDEQDAAIRENADIKLEKNYKQNYDGYDPNDPETFIILSLFKNTFRDKSLKLARLIQNAYTEDSRRVNRGVKEQGLLILQRCGMPAVLTEIGFISNPNEEDYMNSASGQDEIVNSIFKAVKTYKKETEIN from the coding sequence ATGAGATTAAAAAAAGTTGTATTCCTATTTGCCCTTTCACTATTTTCAAGTACGCAGGTTGCTTTTTCTCAGGGATATAAAGTTAAAACCATTGTTATTGACGCCGGACATGGCGGACCAAAATCGGGCGCTGCCGGGAGTTATTCACTGGAAAAGAATGTGGCGTTAAAAGTGGCCTTAAAACTGGGCAAAAAATTTGAAGAGGAAATGCCCGAAGTAAAAATTCTGTATACCAGAAAAACAGACGTTGACGTGGAGTTTCACAAAAGGGCTGCATTGGCTAATGACAATAAGGCCGACATCTTTATTTCAATACACTGCAACTCTATGCCCGACAGAAGAGTGGTAACCGGCTATACCACAAAAAAGGGCAAGCGGGTAGCCAAATATGGTTATGTAAAAAATACTTCTACCAGTGGCACCGAAACCTTTGTGGCCGGATCGCACCGCCTGGACGAGCAGGATGCCGCCATTCGGGAGAATGCGGATATTAAGCTGGAGAAAAACTACAAGCAAAATTATGACGGTTATGATCCAAATGACCCCGAAACATTTATTATATTATCTTTGTTCAAAAATACATTTAGAGACAAAAGTTTAAAACTGGCCAGGTTAATTCAAAATGCCTATACAGAAGATAGCAGAAGGGTAAATAGAGGTGTGAAAGAGCAAGGACTGTTGATTTTGCAAAGATGCGGAATGCCTGCTGTACTGACGGAAATAGGATTCATTTCTAACCCAAATGAAGAAGATTATATGAACTCAGCAAGTGGACAAGACGAAATTGTAAATTCGATTTTTAAGGCTGTAAAAACGTATAAAAAAGAAACTGAGATAAATTAA
- a CDS encoding MlaD family protein, producing MKIANETKVGILAAFSIALLIIGYNFLKGNAIFSNETVLYARYSHVDGLQVSKPVLINGFQIGRVDKLELQSDGTILATLKIKGRYEIPKNSIAKLEGTDLLGSKAIIMALGTGTDYAQDGDTLNANVAKGLLETVQPVQKKAELIIAKMDSILTSVNSILNPNFQKNVDKSFNSIASTLSSLEATSKKVDNLVGTEGSRISGILANVEAITGNLKKNNEKINEILANVHSITDQVAAANFKQTIDNANKAMADLQGIVTKINNGQGSLGMLVNDTKMYDNLTNASKNLDNLMIDLKQNPKRYVHFSVFGGGKKDK from the coding sequence ATGAAGATCGCAAACGAAACCAAAGTAGGCATATTGGCAGCCTTTTCTATCGCCTTATTAATCATAGGTTATAACTTCTTAAAAGGTAATGCCATTTTTTCTAATGAGACAGTGCTGTACGCCAGGTATTCACATGTGGATGGTTTGCAGGTGTCTAAACCGGTTTTGATTAACGGTTTTCAAATCGGGCGTGTCGATAAATTAGAACTTCAATCGGACGGTACCATTTTGGCTACCTTAAAAATTAAGGGAAGGTATGAAATCCCAAAAAACAGTATTGCGAAACTGGAGGGAACAGATTTATTGGGTAGCAAGGCAATTATAATGGCATTGGGGACAGGTACGGATTATGCCCAGGATGGAGATACCCTGAATGCCAATGTAGCAAAAGGACTACTGGAAACAGTGCAGCCCGTTCAGAAAAAAGCAGAATTGATTATTGCCAAAATGGACTCTATCCTGACCAGCGTTAATTCAATTCTGAATCCTAACTTCCAAAAAAATGTGGATAAAAGCTTCAACAGCATTGCTTCTACCCTTTCTTCTTTAGAAGCTACCTCTAAAAAAGTAGATAACCTGGTAGGAACAGAAGGATCAAGGATATCTGGAATTTTGGCCAATGTAGAAGCCATTACCGGAAATCTGAAAAAGAACAACGAAAAGATCAATGAGATTTTAGCTAATGTGCATAGCATTACCGATCAGGTTGCTGCCGCTAACTTTAAGCAAACCATCGATAATGCAAATAAAGCCATGGCCGACCTGCAAGGTATTGTTACTAAGATTAACAATGGGCAAGGTTCTTTAGGAATGTTGGTAAACGATACCAAGATGTATGACAACCTAACCAATGCTTCAAAAAATCTGGATAACCTGATGATTGACCTGAAGCAGAATCCTAAACGTTATGTTCACTTCTCGGTATTTGGTGGCGGCAAAAAAGATAAATAG
- a CDS encoding putative LPS assembly protein LptD, giving the protein MKLLRYIIFFKTLVLLTSVSNHAVAFTSFSAFQVVQQTDTTKKDTIKNKSRVLDKKNTIKGDTIGTKGNVKSNPKDTTASEKIQYTARDSVSFSKDSSIVYLYGKARVIYQGLELDADYITYNNKNSIIYARGTVDAKGKYIGRPIFKMEGQSTSMADSLRFNTVTKAGNIWGVYTEQEGGFFTGGKAKKQPDDEIHSKGQTYSTCNLPHPHFGIHFTKAIVTENQIIAGPLYLKIEDIPLPLGLPFAFFPKPNKKSSGIILPTPGEDYSRGFFLQDGGYYLGLSDYWDAKITGSIYSYGSYSARVASNYTKRYKFNGNVNLDYAYNQYGTKGTSDYRTSKDFRINWSHSQNPNAKPGTTFSASVNAGTSAYDRETAAGGTYDPRATANNTLSSSIAYSRIFGKGINLTTALRHSQETQAKSVSLTLPDLQLSVPTFNPFDSKDRVGEQKWYQKISVGYSMQATNSITSPDSLLFKRGALSKFRSGFQHNIPVNMSFNVLKYFNFNTGINYLERWHFQTIRKTYAKVPGSADAIFIDTVPGFNRSGQYSVSGGMSTKIYSTAQFKNFGNFKALRHVMTPSVNFSYTPDFSDISKGNYKNAYYQNGDPVYTTDFKGQRVPLKYSIHEGSAYGGPGEGRNASIGFSIDNTVEAKFLSPKDTTGTGEKKIPIIQGLGISGNYNLLAERFKLSTLSFSGRSQFTDKLGINYYGTLNPYLYADSVNASTGQRQRYLVDKYTWTHGKLPRLTNFGFSFNYSLNPEALKKKNDAQDKLKEQKNTGAITPEQAEALAKVSRDPNAFVDFNIPWNFAFSYTFNYNTNEVGQNGTVTNTLNFNGDANITPKWKVTFTSGWDFQRKTISQTNFSIYRDLHCWDMSFTWVPFGFYQSYSVDIKVKASILQDLKLSKRKGYYTKF; this is encoded by the coding sequence TTGAAACTTTTACGCTATATCATTTTTTTTAAAACGCTTGTTTTATTAACATCTGTTAGTAACCATGCTGTTGCATTTACTTCTTTTTCGGCCTTTCAGGTTGTTCAGCAGACAGACACCACTAAAAAGGATACCATAAAAAATAAATCTCGTGTGCTGGACAAAAAAAATACTATAAAAGGAGATACCATCGGCACCAAAGGAAATGTCAAAAGTAATCCTAAGGATACTACAGCTTCCGAAAAAATTCAATATACGGCCAGAGATTCGGTGTCTTTTAGTAAAGACAGTAGCATTGTATATTTATATGGTAAGGCGAGGGTGATATATCAGGGACTGGAGCTGGATGCGGATTACATTACCTATAACAATAAAAACAGTATTATTTATGCCCGGGGGACGGTGGATGCCAAAGGTAAATATATTGGCCGACCGATTTTTAAAATGGAGGGACAGAGTACTTCAATGGCCGATTCGCTAAGGTTTAATACGGTAACCAAGGCCGGAAACATATGGGGTGTGTATACAGAACAGGAGGGAGGATTTTTTACGGGTGGAAAAGCCAAAAAGCAACCCGACGACGAGATACATAGTAAAGGGCAAACTTATAGTACCTGTAACCTGCCGCATCCCCACTTTGGTATCCATTTTACCAAGGCAATTGTAACCGAAAATCAAATTATTGCGGGGCCGCTTTATTTAAAAATTGAAGATATTCCGCTGCCCCTGGGACTTCCTTTCGCTTTTTTTCCGAAACCGAATAAAAAGAGTTCAGGTATTATTTTGCCCACACCCGGTGAAGATTATTCGCGGGGTTTCTTTTTACAGGATGGGGGATATTATCTGGGGTTAAGTGATTACTGGGATGCAAAAATCACAGGATCCATTTATTCTTACGGATCGTACAGTGCCAGGGTGGCCTCTAACTACACCAAACGTTATAAGTTTAATGGAAATGTGAACCTGGATTATGCTTATAATCAGTATGGCACAAAAGGGACCTCTGACTACCGGACCAGTAAAGATTTCAGGATCAACTGGAGTCACTCGCAAAATCCAAATGCAAAACCGGGAACTACTTTTTCGGCAAGTGTAAATGCAGGTACCAGTGCTTATGACCGAGAGACTGCTGCCGGAGGTACCTACGATCCACGGGCTACGGCAAACAATACTTTGTCTTCAAGTATTGCCTACAGCCGTATTTTTGGCAAAGGGATAAACCTGACCACCGCATTACGGCACTCGCAGGAAACCCAGGCCAAAAGCGTCAGTTTAACTTTGCCTGATTTACAATTATCAGTACCCACGTTTAACCCTTTTGATTCCAAAGACCGTGTTGGCGAACAAAAATGGTATCAGAAAATATCCGTAGGTTATAGCATGCAGGCCACGAACAGTATCACCTCACCCGATTCGTTGTTGTTTAAACGCGGCGCGCTGAGCAAATTCAGAAGTGGTTTTCAACACAATATTCCAGTCAATATGTCTTTCAACGTATTAAAGTATTTTAACTTTAATACGGGCATAAACTATCTGGAGAGATGGCATTTTCAAACCATCAGAAAAACATATGCAAAAGTTCCCGGCTCAGCTGATGCGATTTTTATAGATACGGTACCTGGTTTTAACCGCTCGGGCCAGTACTCTGTCAGCGGTGGTATGTCTACCAAAATCTACTCCACTGCCCAATTTAAAAACTTTGGCAATTTTAAAGCTTTGCGCCATGTGATGACACCGAGTGTCAACTTTAGTTATACACCAGATTTTTCTGATATCAGTAAGGGGAATTACAAAAATGCGTATTATCAGAATGGTGATCCGGTTTATACTACCGACTTTAAGGGACAGCGCGTACCGCTTAAATATTCTATTCATGAAGGTTCTGCATATGGAGGTCCCGGAGAAGGCAGAAATGCATCCATAGGGTTCTCTATCGACAATACAGTGGAAGCCAAATTTTTATCTCCTAAAGATACCACAGGTACCGGAGAAAAGAAGATTCCGATTATACAAGGTTTGGGCATCAGCGGAAACTATAATTTGCTGGCCGAGCGCTTTAAATTGTCGACTTTAAGTTTCAGTGGCCGTTCGCAGTTTACTGATAAGTTAGGAATCAATTATTACGGTACATTAAACCCTTACTTGTATGCCGATTCTGTAAATGCCAGCACTGGTCAAAGACAACGTTACCTGGTGGACAAATACACCTGGACACATGGCAAGCTGCCCCGTTTAACCAATTTCGGTTTCTCGTTTAACTACAGTTTAAACCCCGAAGCTTTGAAAAAGAAAAACGATGCGCAGGATAAACTAAAGGAGCAGAAAAATACGGGCGCAATTACGCCGGAGCAAGCCGAAGCATTGGCAAAAGTGAGCCGCGATCCCAATGCATTTGTTGATTTTAACATTCCATGGAATTTTGCGTTTTCTTATACCTTTAATTACAATACCAACGAGGTTGGACAAAACGGAACGGTTACCAATACCCTCAACTTTAATGGTGATGCCAATATTACACCCAAATGGAAGGTAACCTTCACTTCAGGCTGGGATTTTCAACGTAAAACAATTTCTCAGACCAATTTTTCTATATACCGTGACCTGCACTGCTGGGACATGAGTTTTACCTGGGTGCCATTTGGTTTTTACCAGAGTTATTCGGTGGATATCAAAGTTAAGGCTTCCATCCTTCAGGATCTGAAACTGAGCAAAAGAAAAGGATACTATACCAAATTCTAA